A region of Ferruginibacter albus DNA encodes the following proteins:
- the proS gene encoding proline--tRNA ligase codes for MSKEITSREQDYSQWYNDLIIKGGLADYSAVRGCMVIKPYGYALWENMRDVLDKMFKETGHQNAYFPLFVPKSLFEAEEKNAEGFAKECAIVTHYRLKTDPENKGKLMVDPEAKLEEELIIRPTSEAIIWNTYKGWIQSYRDLPILVNQWANVVRWEMRTRLFLRTAEFLWQEGHTAHATSQEAVDETVQMLDVYADFAERYMAVPVIKGVKTANERFAGAVDTYCIEALMQDGKALQAGTSHFLGQNFAKAFDVKFSDKNNQLDYVWATSWGVSTRLIGALVMAHSDDDGLILPPKLAPIQVVIVPIFKGEEQKKQIDEKVNDLVRTLKAAGVSVKYDDNDNARPGWKFAEYEMKGVPVRIAIGARDIANNVVEVARRDTKEKMSMSIDGLGENIIQLLDTIQTAIYDKARSYREKHITKAENMDEFVQLLDDKGGFISAHWDGTPETEEKIKDLTKATIRCIPLNNPEEEGSCILSGKPSKQRVLFARAY; via the coding sequence ATGAGCAAAGAAATTACAAGCAGAGAACAGGATTATTCGCAATGGTATAACGATCTTATTATAAAAGGAGGTTTGGCAGACTATAGTGCAGTTAGAGGCTGCATGGTTATCAAACCCTACGGATATGCACTTTGGGAAAATATGCGGGATGTGCTGGATAAAATGTTCAAGGAAACCGGTCATCAAAACGCTTACTTCCCTTTGTTTGTTCCTAAAAGTTTATTTGAAGCAGAAGAAAAAAATGCAGAAGGGTTTGCAAAAGAATGTGCCATCGTTACACATTATCGTTTAAAAACAGATCCGGAAAATAAAGGCAAGCTAATGGTTGATCCTGAAGCAAAACTGGAAGAAGAATTAATAATTCGTCCTACCAGTGAGGCAATTATCTGGAATACATATAAAGGTTGGATTCAATCTTATCGTGACCTTCCGATCTTGGTAAACCAATGGGCTAATGTAGTCCGTTGGGAAATGCGCACACGCTTGTTTTTGCGCACTGCCGAATTTCTGTGGCAGGAAGGACACACTGCACATGCTACCTCACAGGAAGCTGTAGACGAAACCGTGCAGATGTTAGATGTATATGCTGATTTTGCAGAACGCTATATGGCTGTTCCTGTAATTAAAGGAGTTAAAACAGCTAACGAACGATTTGCCGGTGCTGTTGATACCTATTGTATTGAGGCTTTGATGCAGGATGGGAAAGCATTACAGGCAGGTACATCACATTTCCTTGGGCAAAATTTTGCAAAAGCTTTCGATGTGAAATTCTCTGATAAGAATAATCAATTGGATTATGTATGGGCTACGAGTTGGGGTGTTAGTACACGTTTAATTGGTGCCTTGGTAATGGCGCATAGTGATGATGACGGTTTGATATTGCCTCCCAAGTTAGCACCAATACAGGTGGTGATCGTTCCAATTTTTAAAGGTGAAGAACAAAAAAAGCAGATCGATGAAAAAGTAAACGACCTGGTGAGAACATTAAAAGCCGCAGGTGTTTCAGTGAAGTATGATGATAATGATAATGCACGTCCCGGTTGGAAGTTTGCTGAATATGAAATGAAGGGAGTTCCTGTTCGTATTGCAATTGGTGCGAGGGATATTGCCAATAATGTAGTAGAAGTAGCCCGTCGTGATACTAAAGAAAAAATGAGTATGAGTATAGATGGGTTGGGCGAAAATATCATTCAATTGTTAGATACTATTCAAACAGCTATTTATGATAAAGCCAGAAGTTACCGGGAAAAGCATATAACCAAGGCTGAAAATATGGATGAGTTTGTACAACTATTAGATGATAAAGGTGGTTTTATTTCAGCTCATTGGGATGGCACGCCGGAAACAGAAGAAAAAATAAAAGATCTCACTAAAGCTACCATTCGCTGTATCCCTTTAAATAACCCTGAAGAAGAAGGGTCGTGTATATTAAGTGGAAAGCCCAGTAAACAACGAGTGTTGTTTGCCCGGGCTTATTAA
- a CDS encoding beta strand repeat-containing protein yields MKNLLAFAITILAFTSCVKDRLPSTNTPPPSGGATGTVLHYWNFNNDNTTAEMLIPNYTIGGGAIYIDSPAVSRTTVLFDSQSSTAGGINAQNNDVDGKSLRVRNPSSYIVITAPTTGYKNIKIAYAIEASSGSAALTNTVSYTTDGTNYSSANLDNATYTITALDPDYQLVTFDFSGITAANNNSKFKIKITFSNGNTGASGNDRFDNLTVTGDDLNSSTPSGNAPVISSGATASATVGSPFNYTITASNNPTTFAAVGLPSGLTVNASTGVISGSPTVAGSFNVTVKATNASGTGTQTLTIGVSDQPVGNTPVISGTTTASGTVGSSFSYAITASNNPTSYDATGLPAGLTINTSTGVISGTPTTAGTYPVTLKAINGSGTGTQILTITVSNASVLTLLHYWNFNNDNPTTNLLVPTSTVGGGTLSMDFATVSSTTGYYDSQSSTAGGLNAQNSDVDGKSLRVRNPVNDLIITAPTTGYKTITVSYAVEASSAANAALVNTISYTTDGTTYTSANLANSTYTIGAIDPAYELHTFDFSSIPAANNNPNFKIKITFSNGNTNTSGNDRFDNLTVQGYNQ; encoded by the coding sequence ATGAAAAATTTACTTGCTTTTGCCATTACTATTTTGGCATTTACCTCATGCGTAAAAGACAGGCTTCCTTCTACTAATACTCCACCTCCATCAGGTGGTGCAACAGGAACTGTGTTACATTATTGGAATTTTAATAATGATAATACCACCGCCGAAATGCTGATCCCCAATTACACAATTGGCGGAGGTGCTATATACATTGATTCTCCTGCAGTATCACGTACAACTGTTTTATTCGATTCACAATCCAGTACAGCGGGAGGAATAAACGCCCAAAACAATGACGTGGATGGCAAGTCGCTTCGTGTAAGAAACCCAAGCAGCTATATAGTTATTACTGCCCCTACAACAGGATATAAAAATATCAAGATCGCTTATGCAATAGAAGCCAGCAGCGGCAGCGCAGCACTGACAAATACAGTTTCTTATACAACAGACGGAACAAATTATTCTTCAGCTAATCTTGATAATGCTACTTATACAATAACCGCATTGGATCCGGATTACCAGTTGGTCACATTTGATTTTTCTGGCATTACTGCAGCGAACAATAATTCAAAATTTAAAATAAAAATTACCTTCTCAAATGGTAATACAGGTGCATCAGGTAATGATCGTTTTGATAATTTAACAGTTACAGGAGACGACCTCAATAGTTCTACTCCTTCAGGAAATGCGCCGGTTATTTCAAGTGGTGCTACGGCAAGCGCTACTGTTGGCAGTCCTTTTAATTATACCATTACTGCTTCTAATAATCCAACAACATTTGCTGCGGTAGGTTTACCTTCTGGGTTAACGGTAAATGCTTCAACAGGTGTTATCAGCGGATCGCCTACTGTTGCAGGTTCTTTTAATGTTACAGTAAAAGCTACTAATGCAAGCGGTACAGGAACTCAAACATTGACCATTGGTGTTAGTGATCAACCTGTAGGGAATACTCCTGTTATCTCTGGCACTACCACTGCAAGCGGTACCGTTGGTTCATCTTTTAGTTATGCTATTACTGCATCTAATAATCCTACAAGTTATGATGCAACAGGTTTACCGGCAGGGTTAACTATTAATACTTCTACCGGTGTTATCAGTGGTACTCCTACCACTGCAGGTACATACCCGGTAACATTAAAAGCTATTAATGGAAGCGGTACGGGAACACAGATACTAACCATAACCGTTAGTAATGCCTCTGTTTTAACATTATTACATTACTGGAACTTTAATAATGATAATCCTACGACCAATTTGCTAGTTCCAACCTCAACTGTTGGTGGAGGTACTTTGTCTATGGATTTTGCTACAGTATCAAGCACTACAGGATATTATGATTCACAATCAAGCACAGCGGGAGGTCTTAATGCTCAAAACAGTGATGTAGATGGTAAATCACTTCGTGTAAGAAATCCTGTCAATGATCTGATTATTACCGCACCAACAACAGGTTATAAAACTATTACAGTAAGCTATGCAGTTGAAGCCAGCAGTGCGGCTAATGCTGCATTGGTCAATACTATTTCCTATACAACAGACGGAACAACTTATACTTCGGCTAATCTTGCTAATTCAACATATACGATCGGTGCAATAGATCCTGCATATGAGTTGCATACATTTGATTTCTCTTCTATTCCTGCTGCGAATAATAATCCAAACTTTAAGATCAAGATCACTTTTTCAAATGGTAATACCAATACATCAGGTAACGACCGTTTTGATAACTTAACTGTACAAGGATATAATCAATAA
- a CDS encoding NADPH-dependent FMN reductase yields MMTHKKNIFIIIGSASKHSSGEKLIDNFISLTKDVFDVIVFNDLRSLPHFDPELSIDEPPQTIKAFRASVDKADGIIIATPEYIFSIPSGLKNAIEWCVSTTLFTDKPTGLITASAQGKKGHEELQLVMKTVMAKFTNETTLLIQGVKGKINNDGKIIDEQTLSAFLTFIEAYKKLLT; encoded by the coding sequence ATGATGACACACAAGAAAAATATTTTTATAATAATAGGCAGCGCAAGTAAACATTCTTCCGGTGAAAAATTGATTGATAATTTTATTTCGCTAACCAAAGACGTTTTTGACGTTATTGTTTTTAATGATCTAAGATCGTTGCCTCATTTTGACCCAGAACTTTCTATTGATGAGCCACCTCAAACAATTAAAGCATTCAGAGCATCAGTTGATAAAGCAGATGGGATCATTATTGCAACACCTGAATATATTTTCAGTATCCCCAGCGGGTTAAAGAATGCTATTGAATGGTGTGTATCTACTACCCTTTTCACCGATAAGCCAACAGGTTTAATAACGGCATCAGCTCAAGGAAAAAAAGGCCATGAAGAGTTGCAGTTGGTCATGAAAACAGTAATGGCAAAGTTTACAAATGAAACTACCTTATTGATCCAAGGTGTGAAAGGGAAAATAAATAATGACGGCAAGATCATTGACGAACAAACCTTATCTGCCTTCCTTACATTTATTGAAGCTTATAAAAAGCTGCTGACTTAA
- a CDS encoding porin — protein MKLTTAKIASLLILVLSFSKLSAQQQMGYTDYNINGIQPFKINSGNNTIQIGTIFSSYIDLRQYPAGATPDLTKNLFKLKDARLDVKGQVGKDYEYNVQLDFAQWGTAYQPDGGPLLDANITYKGLKKLFNIKFGYSKVPFSLNSLVEHFESPYWERPQITKGDFMSRRDVGIKLSRSDWSGRLRSAIGVYSGVGETILGGTNDPSGGFEFIGRVEASYPENHNEEMIDVQGLTTPNISVGANIRYSNRILPSGATFLPGETGAMLNSSASAMELKVINGQKMIWGVDASFEYRNFSLQAETILLHATPHDSADAHLNGLPKSFTGGNFNAGGWYVQGNYYVKPAKLILSARYDQMNANDLVDGVSNHWACGVSYMLKGYNSMLKASFDQNLQPQSNLKYGGESINTNKWHNEFRIGWQLVID, from the coding sequence ATGAAACTAACAACTGCTAAAATAGCATCCTTACTAATACTTGTTCTTTCTTTTAGTAAGTTATCTGCACAACAGCAAATGGGGTATACCGATTATAATATCAACGGTATTCAACCTTTTAAAATAAACAGTGGAAATAACACCATTCAGATTGGTACTATTTTTTCTTCTTATATCGATCTAAGACAATATCCTGCCGGTGCAACGCCTGATCTTACAAAAAATCTGTTCAAGCTAAAAGATGCCCGCCTGGATGTTAAAGGGCAAGTAGGAAAAGACTACGAATATAATGTACAACTGGATTTTGCGCAATGGGGAACTGCTTATCAACCTGATGGAGGTCCGTTGTTAGATGCCAATATTACTTATAAAGGACTAAAGAAATTATTCAACATTAAGTTTGGGTATTCTAAAGTTCCTTTTTCATTAAACTCTTTAGTTGAACATTTCGAGTCGCCATATTGGGAACGTCCACAAATAACAAAAGGAGATTTTATGTCTCGCCGTGATGTAGGAATTAAATTGAGCCGTTCTGACTGGAGCGGACGTTTAAGAAGTGCTATTGGTGTTTACTCAGGTGTTGGAGAAACAATATTAGGTGGCACCAACGATCCAAGCGGCGGCTTTGAATTCATAGGAAGAGTAGAAGCGTCATATCCTGAAAATCATAATGAAGAGATGATTGATGTACAAGGATTGACTACACCCAATATTTCAGTAGGTGCCAATATTCGTTACTCCAATCGTATTTTACCTTCAGGTGCTACTTTTTTACCGGGCGAAACAGGCGCTATGTTAAACAGCAGCGCTTCAGCAATGGAATTAAAAGTTATTAACGGGCAAAAAATGATCTGGGGCGTAGACGCATCGTTTGAATATCGTAACTTCTCTTTACAGGCAGAAACTATTTTGTTGCACGCAACGCCACACGACTCGGCGGATGCACACTTAAATGGATTGCCAAAAAGCTTTACCGGCGGCAACTTTAATGCAGGTGGCTGGTATGTACAAGGCAACTATTATGTAAAGCCTGCTAAACTGATTTTATCAGCCCGTTATGATCAAATGAATGCCAATGATTTGGTAGATGGCGTAAGTAACCATTGGGCTTGCGGCGTTTCGTATATGCTGAAGGGCTATAATTCAATGCTCAAAGCCTCTTTTGACCAGAATCTTCAACCTCAATCTAACCTCAAATATGGTGGAGAATCTATTAACACCAATAAATGGCACAATGAATTTAGAATAGGTTGGCAATTAGTAATAGATTAA
- a CDS encoding lipocalin family protein, which produces MKKKYLIAGGVIAFITAALFLKYRRSIPKGASPVKDFDKEKYLGKWFEIARLDYHYEHNLNHTTAEYFVNKDGSIKVVNTGYDYTKNETKTATGKAVFAGSDKEGKLKVSFFGPFYAGYNVIAIDEDYKYALVAGRNLDYLWLLSRERTMPEDVKNEYLSIAASIGYKTNDLTWVNQY; this is translated from the coding sequence ATGAAAAAGAAATATTTAATAGCAGGGGGTGTAATAGCTTTTATAACCGCTGCACTATTTTTAAAATACAGGCGTTCTATTCCTAAAGGTGCTTCTCCTGTAAAAGATTTTGACAAAGAAAAATATCTAGGCAAGTGGTTCGAAATTGCCCGCCTGGATTATCATTATGAACATAACCTGAACCACACCACAGCAGAATATTTTGTAAATAAAGATGGCAGCATTAAAGTGGTAAATACCGGGTACGATTACACTAAAAATGAAACCAAGACCGCTACAGGCAAAGCTGTATTTGCGGGGTCTGACAAAGAAGGCAAATTAAAGGTTTCGTTCTTCGGCCCATTTTATGCAGGTTACAATGTTATTGCCATTGATGAAGATTACAAATACGCATTGGTTGCCGGAAGAAATTTAGATTACCTGTGGTTGCTTTCCCGGGAAAGAACAATGCCGGAAGATGTAAAGAATGAATACTTGTCTATAGCAGCGTCCATTGGTTATAAAACAAATGATCTAACCTGGGTTAATCAATATTAA
- a CDS encoding methyltransferase family protein, which produces MNILFIFTYLTWLLSEIYLNRFLRSNNTDKQNADKNSLLLIWIVIIVTIITALFITNSIYCPISSHTAIRFIGLCIIIIGVLLRLYIVASLGNFFTVTVTIRQDHQLKKDGFYKYLRHPSYAASLLSFIGYGVTLNNWMSLLVIVFAILSVFIIRIRIEERVLIGHFGSAYLDYKKTTKAIIPFIY; this is translated from the coding sequence ATGAACATTCTTTTTATTTTCACTTATCTAACCTGGCTACTCTCAGAGATCTATTTAAACAGGTTTTTGCGTTCTAATAATACCGATAAACAAAATGCAGATAAAAATTCTTTATTGTTGATATGGATAGTAATTATTGTAACAATCATTACTGCTTTATTTATTACAAATTCTATTTACTGTCCTATATCTTCTCATACTGCGATTCGTTTTATCGGTCTCTGCATAATTATAATTGGTGTACTCTTGCGCCTTTATATTGTTGCCTCGTTGGGAAATTTTTTCACAGTTACTGTTACCATCCGGCAAGATCATCAACTAAAAAAAGACGGATTTTATAAATACCTCAGGCATCCTTCCTATGCCGCTTCTCTCCTTTCCTTTATTGGTTATGGCGTTACACTCAACAACTGGATGTCCTTATTAGTCATAGTATTCGCCATTTTAAGCGTATTTATTATTCGAATCAGAATAGAGGAAAGAGTATTGATCGGGCATTTTGGCTCAGCATATCTTGATTATAAGAAAACAACAAAGGCAATCATTCCATTCATTTATTAA